The following proteins are co-located in the Thermus thermophilus HB8 genome:
- the pyrR gene encoding bifunctional pyr operon transcriptional regulator/uracil phosphoribosyltransferase PyrR, translating to MRFKAELMNAPEMRRALYRIAHEIVEANKGTEGLALVGIHTRGIPLAHRIARFIAEFEGKEVPVGVLDITLYRDDLTEIGYRPQVRETRIPFDLTGKAIVLVDDVLYTGRTARAALDALIDLGRPRRIYLAVLVDRGHRELPIRADFVGKNVPTSRSEVVKVKVEEVDGEDRVELWEREGA from the coding sequence GTGCGCTTTAAGGCGGAGCTCATGAACGCCCCGGAGATGCGGCGGGCCCTTTACCGCATCGCCCACGAGATCGTGGAGGCCAACAAGGGGACGGAGGGCCTGGCCCTGGTGGGGATCCACACCCGGGGCATCCCCCTCGCTCACCGCATCGCCCGCTTCATCGCGGAGTTTGAGGGGAAGGAGGTGCCCGTGGGGGTCTTGGACATCACCCTCTACCGGGACGACCTCACGGAGATCGGCTACAGGCCCCAGGTGCGGGAGACCCGGATCCCCTTTGACCTCACGGGGAAGGCCATCGTCTTGGTGGACGACGTCCTCTACACGGGCCGCACCGCCCGGGCCGCCCTGGACGCCCTCATAGACCTGGGAAGGCCACGGCGCATCTACCTCGCGGTCCTCGTGGACCGGGGGCACCGGGAGCTTCCCATCCGGGCGGATTTCGTGGGGAAGAACGTCCCCACCTCCCGGAGCGAGGTGGTGAAGGTCAAGGTGGAGGAGGTGGACGGGGAGGACCGGGTGGAGCTTTGGGAAAGGGAGGGGGCATGA
- a CDS encoding aspartate carbamoyltransferase catalytic subunit — protein MRHLLDFQGWSRTEVESLLDTARVMREVLERPIKKVPALQGFTVATVFFEPSTRTRISFELAARRMSADVVSFAAQTSSLQKGESYKDTLLTLEAMGVDAYVIRADSAGVPHQATRWVKGAVINGGDGRRAHPTQALLDAYTLLEALGTLEGKKVAIVGDILHSRVARSGAELLSLLGAQVFCAGPPSLLPQSLPGAHLTPRLEEALEEADAVMVLRLQKERMEAGLVHLEDYVARYQVTEKRLALAKPQAPLLHPGPMNRDVELEGTLADSARSLVNRQVQNGVAVRMAVLYHLLVGREKA, from the coding sequence ATGAGGCACCTCCTGGACTTCCAGGGCTGGAGCAGGACCGAGGTGGAGAGCCTTCTGGACACCGCCCGGGTGATGCGGGAGGTCCTGGAGCGGCCCATAAAGAAGGTTCCCGCCCTCCAGGGCTTCACCGTGGCCACGGTCTTCTTTGAGCCCTCCACAAGGACGAGGATCTCCTTTGAGCTCGCCGCCCGGCGCATGTCGGCGGACGTGGTCTCCTTCGCCGCCCAGACGAGCAGCCTCCAGAAGGGGGAAAGCTACAAGGACACCCTCCTCACCCTCGAGGCCATGGGGGTGGACGCCTACGTCATCCGGGCCGACAGCGCCGGCGTACCCCACCAGGCCACCCGCTGGGTCAAGGGCGCCGTCATCAACGGGGGGGACGGGCGCCGGGCCCACCCCACCCAGGCCCTCCTGGACGCCTACACCCTCCTCGAGGCCCTGGGCACCCTGGAGGGCAAGAAGGTCGCCATCGTGGGGGACATCCTTCACTCCCGGGTGGCCCGCTCGGGCGCCGAGCTCCTCTCCCTCCTCGGGGCCCAGGTCTTCTGCGCCGGCCCCCCGAGCCTCCTCCCCCAAAGCCTCCCCGGAGCCCACCTCACCCCCCGTCTGGAGGAGGCCCTGGAGGAGGCGGACGCCGTCATGGTCCTCAGGCTCCAGAAGGAGCGGATGGAGGCGGGGCTCGTCCACCTGGAGGACTACGTCGCCCGCTACCAGGTGACGGAAAAGCGCCTCGCCCTGGCCAAGCCCCAAGCCCCCCTCCTCCACCCCGGCCCCATGAACCGGGACGTGGAGCTGGAAGGGACCTTGGCGGACTCGGCGAGGAGCCTGGTGAACCGACAGGTGCAAAACGGGGTGGCGGTGCGCATGGCGGTGCTCTACCACCTCCTGGTGGGGAGGGAGAAAGCATGA
- a CDS encoding Uma2 family endonuclease has translation MLKKLLEADAIGLRLEWVGGLPLWEAQPTYRHQKAVDRIRQSLRPKEGASCACVHVADVYVRFPDGSYKRPDIAIFCREPEELDEAITLLPEAVVEVVSRGYEAKDLEIGPRFCLSQGVKDVVVFDPYTLLVLHLRRDGASRYVSPVELELEAGCLLTV, from the coding sequence GTGCTGAAGAAGCTCCTGGAGGCAGATGCCATTGGCCTCAGGCTGGAGTGGGTGGGGGGGCTTCCCCTCTGGGAGGCTCAACCCACCTACCGGCACCAGAAGGCGGTGGACCGGATCCGGCAAAGCCTCCGGCCCAAGGAGGGCGCCTCCTGCGCTTGCGTCCACGTGGCCGACGTCTACGTGCGCTTTCCCGATGGCTCCTACAAAAGGCCCGACATCGCCATCTTCTGCCGGGAACCCGAGGAGCTGGACGAGGCCATCACCCTTCTCCCCGAGGCGGTGGTGGAGGTGGTGAGCCGGGGCTACGAGGCCAAGGACCTGGAGATCGGCCCCCGCTTCTGCCTCTCCCAGGGGGTGAAGGACGTGGTGGTCTTTGACCCCTACACCCTTCTCGTCCTCCACCTACGCCGCGATGGGGCCTCACGCTACGTTTCCCCTGTGGAACTGGAGCTCGAGGCGGGCTGCCTCCTCACCGTCTGA
- the holA gene encoding DNA polymerase III subunit delta codes for MVIAFTGDPFLAREALLEEARLRGLSRFTEPTPEALAQALAPGLFGGGGAMLDLREVGEAEWKALKPLLESVPEGVPVLLLDPKPSPSRAAFYRNRERRDFPTPKGKDLVRHLENRAKRLGLRLPGGVAQYLASLEGDLEALERELEKLALLSPPLTLEKVEKVVALRPPLTGFDLVRSVLEKDPKEALLRLRRLKEEGEEPLRLLGALSWQFALLARAFFLLRENPRPKEEDLARLEAHPYAARRALEAAKRLTEEALKEALDALMEAEKRAKGGKDPWLALEAAVLRLAG; via the coding sequence ATGGTCATCGCCTTCACCGGGGATCCCTTCCTGGCGCGGGAGGCCCTCTTAGAGGAGGCCAGGCTTAGGGGCCTTTCCCGCTTCACCGAGCCCACCCCGGAGGCCCTGGCCCAGGCCCTGGCCCCAGGGCTTTTCGGGGGCGGGGGGGCGATGCTGGACCTGAGGGAGGTGGGGGAGGCGGAGTGGAAGGCCCTAAAGCCCCTTTTGGAAAGCGTGCCCGAGGGCGTCCCCGTCCTCCTCCTGGACCCTAAGCCAAGCCCCTCCCGGGCGGCCTTCTACCGGAACCGGGAAAGGCGGGACTTCCCCACCCCCAAGGGGAAGGACCTGGTGCGGCACCTGGAAAACCGGGCCAAGCGCCTGGGGCTCAGGCTCCCGGGCGGGGTGGCCCAGTACCTGGCCTCCCTGGAGGGGGACCTCGAGGCCCTGGAGCGGGAGCTGGAGAAGCTTGCCCTCCTCTCCCCACCCCTCACCCTGGAGAAGGTGGAGAAGGTGGTGGCCCTGAGGCCCCCCCTCACGGGCTTTGACCTGGTGCGCTCCGTCCTGGAGAAGGACCCCAAGGAGGCCCTCCTGCGCCTCAGGCGCCTCAAGGAGGAGGGGGAGGAGCCCCTCAGGCTCCTCGGGGCCCTCTCCTGGCAGTTCGCCCTCCTCGCCCGGGCCTTCTTCCTCCTCCGGGAAAACCCCAGGCCCAAGGAGGAGGACCTCGCCCGCCTCGAGGCCCACCCCTACGCCGCCCGCCGCGCCCTGGAGGCGGCGAAGCGCCTCACGGAAGAGGCCCTCAAGGAGGCCCTGGACGCCCTCATGGAGGCGGAAAAGAGGGCCAAGGGGGGGAAAGACCCGTGGCTCGCCCTGGAGGCGGCGGTCCTCCGCCTCGCCGGTTGA
- a CDS encoding SPW repeat protein: MRKWQDWANLVLGLWLVLSPWILGFSGTSSATWNAVILGLLVGLLALSVAREKPKTA; encoded by the coding sequence ATGCGGAAGTGGCAGGACTGGGCCAACCTGGTCTTGGGCCTTTGGCTCGTCCTCTCCCCCTGGATCCTGGGGTTCAGCGGCACGTCCAGCGCCACCTGGAACGCGGTCATCCTCGGGCTCCTGGTGGGCCTCCTCGCCCTGAGCGTGGCCCGCGAGAAGCCCAAGACGGCCTAA
- a CDS encoding fimbrial biogenesis chaperone: MRKLLSLALLLSLAQAQTGVGVSPPRVLLPLAPGASATQTVVVDHPGRQGTLRVSVVLSDVLLKPDGAPLYLDPGSHPRSLARWLSVTPLEFLLQPQASQEVRYTVQVPPDAEAGTYWGIIFFESGPAQERQEGGGIGIRVRTRVGHVVYVDVGRVVRSGRIQGVRYQPPSGREGAVLRVVFQNTGNGVLRLKGRVEVRDAQGKVVAQALVPETASLPGATHEVPAPLEKPLSPGRYVVLAVLDYGEASLIAGEARLEVR; the protein is encoded by the coding sequence ATGAGAAAACTCCTCTCCCTAGCCCTCCTCCTCTCCCTGGCCCAGGCCCAGACCGGGGTGGGGGTAAGCCCTCCCCGGGTGCTCCTGCCCCTGGCCCCGGGGGCCAGCGCCACCCAGACGGTGGTGGTGGACCACCCGGGCCGCCAGGGCACCTTAAGGGTGAGCGTGGTCCTCTCGGATGTCCTCCTGAAGCCCGACGGGGCCCCCCTCTACCTGGACCCGGGAAGCCACCCCCGTAGCCTGGCGCGCTGGCTTTCCGTGACCCCCCTGGAGTTCCTCCTCCAGCCCCAGGCCAGCCAGGAGGTGCGTTACACGGTGCAGGTGCCCCCGGACGCCGAGGCGGGAACCTACTGGGGGATCATCTTTTTTGAGTCGGGTCCGGCCCAGGAACGGCAGGAGGGAGGGGGCATCGGCATCCGGGTGCGCACCCGGGTGGGGCACGTGGTCTACGTGGACGTGGGCCGGGTGGTCCGCTCCGGTCGCATCCAGGGGGTGCGCTACCAGCCCCCTTCGGGCCGGGAGGGCGCGGTCCTTCGCGTGGTCTTCCAGAACACGGGCAACGGGGTCTTGCGCCTGAAGGGGCGGGTGGAGGTGCGGGACGCCCAGGGGAAGGTGGTGGCCCAGGCCCTCGTACCCGAAACCGCAAGCCTCCCCGGGGCCACCCACGAGGTCCCCGCTCCCCTGGAAAAGCCCCTTTCCCCCGGGCGCTACGTGGTCCTGGCGGTCTTGGACTACGGGGAAGCGAGCCTCATCGCTGGGGAAGCGCGGTTGGAAGTGCGTTGA
- a CDS encoding 2-hydroxyacid dehydrogenase, translated as MRVLVTRTLPGKALDRLRERGLEVEVHRGLFLPKAELLKRVEGAVGLIPTVEDRIDAEVMDRAKGLKVIACYSVGVDHVDLEAARERGIRVTHTPGVLTEATADLTLALLLAVARRVVEGAAYARDGLWKAWHPELLLGLDLQGLTLGLVGMGRIGQAVAKRALAFGMRVVYHARTPKPLPYPFLSLEELLKEADVVSLHTPLTPETHRLLNRERLFAMKRGAILLNTARGALVDTEALVEALRGHLFGAGLDVTDPEPLPPGHPLYALPNAVITPHIGSAGRTTRERMAEVAVENLLAVLEGREPPNPVV; from the coding sequence ATGAGGGTCCTCGTCACCCGCACCCTTCCCGGGAAGGCCCTGGACCGCCTGCGGGAAAGGGGCCTCGAGGTGGAGGTCCACCGGGGGCTCTTCCTCCCCAAAGCGGAACTCCTCAAGCGGGTGGAGGGGGCGGTGGGCCTCATCCCCACGGTGGAGGACCGCATAGACGCCGAGGTGATGGACCGGGCCAAGGGCCTTAAGGTCATCGCCTGCTACAGCGTAGGGGTGGACCACGTGGACCTCGAGGCGGCCAGGGAGAGGGGCATCCGGGTCACGCACACCCCCGGGGTCCTCACCGAGGCCACCGCCGACCTCACCCTCGCCCTCCTCCTCGCCGTGGCGAGGCGGGTGGTGGAGGGGGCGGCCTACGCCCGGGACGGGCTCTGGAAGGCCTGGCACCCCGAGCTCCTTCTGGGCCTGGACCTCCAGGGCTTGACCCTCGGCCTCGTGGGCATGGGGCGGATCGGCCAGGCGGTGGCCAAGAGGGCCCTGGCCTTCGGGATGCGGGTGGTCTACCACGCCCGCACCCCCAAGCCCCTCCCCTACCCCTTCCTCTCCCTGGAGGAGCTCCTTAAAGAGGCGGACGTCGTCTCCCTCCACACCCCCCTCACCCCGGAAACCCATAGGCTCCTCAACCGGGAAAGGCTCTTCGCCATGAAGCGGGGCGCCATCCTCCTCAACACCGCCCGGGGGGCCCTGGTGGACACCGAGGCCCTGGTGGAGGCCTTAAGGGGCCACCTCTTCGGGGCGGGCCTGGACGTGACCGACCCCGAGCCCCTGCCCCCGGGCCATCCCCTCTACGCCCTTCCCAACGCCGTCATTACCCCCCACATCGGCTCGGCGGGGAGAACGACCCGGGAGCGCATGGCGGAGGTGGCGGTGGAGAACCTCCTCGCCGTCCTGGAGGGGAGGGAGCCGCCAAACCCGGTAGTATAG
- a CDS encoding GNAT family N-acetyltransferase, giving the protein MAQVRKAHPKDLAAIARLSHQTLFLGREGPKVFPSETLWGALFVAPYLEAGCCNLVAEEEGRVVGYILGACADRPLALAFAKRLLWALPRLLLGRFGPPLPHLRYLLRLLRYPGPKAPKDRYPAHLHIAVDPEAQGHGVGKALLAAFLKCLREKGVPGVQLATTRANRAARGLYRAMGFRVYAKRASPFWAPYLGRPLIHEVWVRDLG; this is encoded by the coding sequence TCCCACCAGACCCTCTTCCTCGGCAGGGAAGGCCCAAAGGTCTTCCCCAGCGAAACCCTCTGGGGAGCCCTCTTCGTGGCCCCCTACCTGGAGGCCGGCTGCTGCAACCTGGTGGCCGAGGAGGAAGGCCGGGTGGTGGGCTACATCCTCGGGGCCTGCGCCGACCGGCCCCTCGCCCTCGCCTTCGCCAAGCGCCTGCTTTGGGCCCTTCCCCGCCTCCTCCTCGGGCGGTTCGGCCCTCCCCTTCCCCACCTCCGCTACCTCCTCCGCCTCCTCCGCTACCCGGGGCCCAAGGCCCCCAAGGACCGCTACCCGGCCCACCTGCACATCGCTGTGGACCCCGAGGCCCAGGGCCACGGGGTGGGCAAGGCCCTCCTCGCCGCCTTCCTCAAGTGCCTGCGGGAAAAGGGGGTCCCGGGGGTGCAGCTCGCCACCACCCGGGCCAACCGCGCCGCCCGGGGCCTCTACCGGGCCATGGGGTTTCGGGTGTACGCCAAGCGGGCGAGCCCCTTCTGGGCCCCCTACCTGGGCCGGCCCCTGATCCACGAGGTCTGGGTGCGGGACCTGGGGTAG
- a CDS encoding dihydroorotase, whose protein sequence is MILIRNVRLVDARGERGPADVLIGEGRILSLEGGEAKQVVDGTGCFLAPGFLDLHAHLREPGEEVKEDLFSGLLAAVRGGYTDLVSMPNTKPPVDTPEAVRALKEKAKALGLARLHPAAALTEKQEGKTLTPAGLLREAGAVLLTDDGRTNEDAGVLAAGLLMAAPLGLPVAVHAEDAGLRRNGVMNDGPLADLLGLPGNPPEAEAARIARDLEVLRYALRRSPATPRLHVQHLSTKRGLELVREAKRAGLPVTAEATPHHLTLTEEALRTFDPLFKVAPPLRGEEDREALLEGLLDGTLDAIATDHAPHTLAEKEKDLLRAPFGIPSLEVAFPLLYTELHLKRGFPLQRLVELFTDGPRRVLGLPPLHLEEGAEASLVLLSPKERPVDPSAFASKARYSPWAGWVLGGWPVLTLVAGRIVHEALK, encoded by the coding sequence ATGATCTTGATCCGCAACGTCCGGCTGGTGGACGCCCGGGGCGAGCGGGGCCCCGCGGACGTCCTGATTGGCGAAGGGAGGATCCTCTCCCTGGAAGGCGGTGAGGCGAAGCAGGTCGTGGACGGCACGGGGTGCTTCCTCGCCCCGGGGTTTTTAGACCTCCACGCCCACCTGCGGGAGCCCGGGGAGGAGGTGAAGGAGGACCTCTTCTCGGGGCTTCTCGCGGCGGTGCGGGGAGGGTACACCGACCTCGTCTCCATGCCCAACACCAAGCCCCCTGTGGACACCCCAGAGGCGGTGCGGGCCCTGAAGGAGAAGGCCAAGGCCCTGGGCCTCGCAAGGCTCCACCCCGCGGCCGCCCTCACGGAAAAGCAGGAGGGGAAGACCCTAACGCCAGCGGGGCTTCTCCGGGAGGCGGGGGCGGTCCTCCTCACCGACGACGGCCGCACCAACGAGGACGCCGGGGTCTTGGCGGCGGGGCTCCTCATGGCCGCGCCTCTAGGCCTCCCCGTGGCGGTGCACGCGGAGGACGCGGGCCTAAGGCGAAATGGGGTCATGAACGATGGCCCCCTCGCCGACCTCTTGGGCCTGCCGGGCAACCCCCCCGAGGCCGAGGCCGCCCGCATCGCCCGGGACCTCGAGGTCCTGCGCTACGCCTTAAGGCGAAGCCCGGCCACCCCCAGGCTCCACGTCCAACACCTTTCCACGAAGCGGGGCCTGGAGCTCGTCCGGGAGGCGAAGCGCGCGGGCCTCCCCGTGACCGCGGAGGCCACCCCCCACCACCTCACCCTCACCGAGGAGGCCCTGAGGACCTTTGACCCCCTCTTCAAGGTGGCCCCGCCCCTCAGGGGGGAAGAGGACCGGGAGGCCCTCCTGGAGGGGCTTCTTGACGGCACCCTGGACGCCATCGCCACCGACCACGCCCCCCACACCCTGGCGGAGAAGGAAAAGGACCTCCTAAGGGCCCCCTTCGGCATCCCGAGCCTCGAGGTGGCCTTCCCCCTCCTCTACACCGAGCTCCACCTGAAGCGGGGCTTTCCCCTGCAAAGGCTCGTGGAGCTTTTCACCGACGGCCCCAGGCGGGTCCTGGGCCTTCCCCCCCTCCACCTGGAGGAGGGGGCCGAGGCGAGCCTCGTCCTCCTCTCCCCCAAGGAGCGCCCCGTGGACCCCAGCGCCTTCGCCTCCAAGGCCCGCTACTCCCCCTGGGCGGGGTGGGTCCTCGGGGGGTGGCCCGTTCTCACCCTGGTGGCGGGGCGGATCGTCCACGAAGCGCTAAAATAG
- a CDS encoding quinone-dependent dihydroorotate dehydrogenase, which yields MHRFLFALDPEAAHGLALGLLALWSERGPLLEVPARLLRVEDPRLRVEAFGVSFPNPLGLAAGMDKDARALGAWWALGFGFAEVGTLTPRPQVGNPKPRLFRLVEDRALINRMGFNNRGAEEAARRLKRSRQRGLPLPIGVNLGKNRDTPLGRAAEDYLKALRLLEPFGDYFVLNVSSPNTPGLRALQEGPFLDELLARLRPATKKPLLLKVAPDLSPKALDEVLALAKKHRLQGLVAVNTTLAREGLKSPWAKEAGGLSGRPLKGRALEVLRHLAEGAEGLALVSVGGVETPLDLWERLKAGASLVQVYTGFVYGGPLFPRRLLLGLLRLMEAEGVSSLGELRRA from the coding sequence ATGCACCGCTTCCTCTTCGCCCTGGACCCCGAGGCCGCCCACGGGCTCGCCTTGGGGCTTCTCGCCTTATGGTCGGAAAGGGGGCCCTTGCTGGAGGTTCCCGCGAGGCTTCTTCGGGTGGAGGACCCCCGCTTAAGGGTGGAGGCCTTTGGGGTCTCCTTTCCCAACCCCTTGGGCCTTGCCGCGGGGATGGACAAGGACGCGAGGGCCCTAGGGGCCTGGTGGGCCTTGGGCTTCGGCTTCGCCGAGGTGGGGACCCTCACCCCGAGGCCCCAGGTGGGAAACCCAAAGCCGAGGCTTTTCCGCCTGGTGGAAGACCGCGCCCTCATCAACCGCATGGGCTTCAACAACCGGGGGGCGGAGGAGGCCGCCAGGCGCCTAAAGCGCTCCCGCCAGAGGGGGCTTCCCCTGCCCATTGGGGTCAACCTGGGGAAGAACCGGGACACGCCCTTGGGGCGGGCGGCGGAGGACTACCTAAAGGCCCTCCGCCTCCTGGAGCCTTTTGGGGACTACTTCGTCTTGAACGTGAGCTCCCCCAACACCCCGGGCCTTCGCGCCCTCCAGGAAGGCCCCTTCCTGGACGAGCTCCTCGCCCGCCTTCGCCCGGCCACAAAGAAGCCCCTCCTCCTCAAGGTGGCCCCGGACCTCTCCCCGAAGGCCTTGGACGAGGTCCTCGCCCTGGCCAAGAAGCACCGCCTCCAGGGCCTGGTGGCGGTGAACACCACCCTTGCCCGGGAGGGCCTAAAAAGCCCCTGGGCTAAGGAGGCCGGGGGGCTTTCGGGAAGGCCCCTGAAGGGGAGGGCCTTGGAGGTCCTCCGCCACCTGGCGGAGGGCGCGGAGGGGCTTGCCCTGGTGAGCGTGGGGGGCGTGGAGACCCCTCTGGACCTCTGGGAGAGGCTCAAGGCCGGGGCGAGCCTGGTCCAGGTCTACACGGGCTTCGTCTACGGGGGGCCCCTCTTCCCCAGGAGGCTCCTCCTGGGGCTTCTCCGCCTTATGGAGGCCGAGGGGGTTTCCTCCCTGGGGGAGCTTCGCCGCGCGTGA
- a CDS encoding acyl-CoA dehydrogenase family protein yields the protein MLDFYALEDLLTPEEKEVQKAARRFLEKEALPHIRDWWEEGVFPTHLIPRFAELGFLGPTLPPEYGGAGVSSAAYGLICYELERVDSGLRSFVSVQSSLVMYPIYAYGSEEQKREFLPKLARGEMVGCFGLTEPDGGSDPYGNMKTRARREGDTWVLNGTKMWITNGNLAHLAVIWAKDEGGEVLGFLVPTDTPGFQAREVKRKMSLRASVTSELVLEEVRVPESLRLPKALGLKAPLSCLTQARFGIAWGAMGALEAVYEEAVAFAKSRSTFGEPLAKKQLVQAKLAEMLAWHTEGLLLAWRLARLKDEGKLTPAQVSLAKRQNVWKALQAARMARDILGGSGITLEYHAIRHMLNLETVYTYEGTHDVHTLVLGREITGLNAF from the coding sequence ATGCTGGACTTCTACGCCCTGGAGGACCTCCTCACCCCGGAGGAGAAGGAGGTCCAGAAGGCCGCCCGCCGCTTCCTGGAAAAGGAGGCCCTGCCCCACATCCGCGACTGGTGGGAGGAAGGGGTCTTCCCCACCCACCTCATCCCCAGATTCGCCGAGCTCGGCTTCCTGGGCCCCACCCTGCCCCCCGAGTACGGGGGGGCGGGGGTGAGTAGCGCCGCCTACGGCCTCATCTGCTACGAGCTGGAGCGGGTGGACTCGGGGCTCAGGAGCTTCGTGAGCGTCCAGAGCTCCCTGGTGATGTACCCCATCTACGCCTACGGGAGCGAGGAGCAAAAGCGGGAGTTCCTCCCCAAGCTCGCCCGCGGGGAGATGGTGGGGTGCTTCGGCCTCACCGAGCCCGACGGCGGCTCGGACCCCTACGGCAACATGAAGACCCGGGCCAGGCGCGAGGGGGACACCTGGGTCCTGAACGGCACCAAGATGTGGATCACCAACGGCAACCTGGCCCATCTCGCCGTGATCTGGGCCAAGGACGAGGGGGGAGAGGTCCTGGGCTTCCTCGTCCCCACGGACACCCCGGGCTTCCAGGCCCGGGAGGTGAAGCGCAAGATGTCCCTCCGCGCCTCGGTGACCAGCGAGCTCGTCCTCGAGGAGGTGCGGGTGCCCGAGTCCTTGCGCCTCCCCAAGGCCCTAGGCCTCAAGGCCCCCCTTTCCTGCCTCACCCAGGCCCGCTTCGGCATCGCCTGGGGGGCCATGGGGGCCCTGGAGGCGGTCTACGAGGAGGCGGTGGCCTTCGCGAAAAGCCGCTCCACCTTCGGCGAGCCCCTCGCCAAGAAGCAGCTCGTCCAGGCCAAGCTCGCCGAGATGCTCGCCTGGCACACGGAGGGCCTCCTCCTCGCCTGGCGGCTCGCCCGCCTCAAGGACGAAGGGAAGCTCACCCCCGCCCAGGTCTCCCTCGCCAAAAGGCAGAACGTCTGGAAGGCCCTCCAGGCCGCCCGCATGGCCCGGGACATCCTCGGGGGAAGCGGCATCACCCTGGAGTACCACGCCATCCGCCACATGCTGAACCTGGAGACCGTCTACACCTACGAGGGCACCCACGACGTCCACACCCTGGTCCTGGGACGGGAGATCACCGGCCTGAACGCCTTCTAA
- a CDS encoding sulfite exporter TauE/SafE family protein → MGLLIGFLGGVFGGLVGLGGGTVMIPLMVGLLKLPQHRAHGTSLVAVFFTGLVGALTYGLQGSLDPKAALFLALTAILTARFGARFAHGLSERNLKRSFGWFLIAVSFLLLLRPYLAPLGLVRGELPQDLALLLAGAFTGFLSGMMGVGGGTIMVPAMVLLLGMPQHTAQGTSLLAMVPASLVGAHTHLRLGNVDQDLALGLVPGVLVGTFLGGELAHVLPEGALRLVFAAVLVWTGWRYARPGR, encoded by the coding sequence ATGGGCCTTCTCATCGGCTTCCTCGGCGGGGTCTTCGGCGGCCTCGTAGGCCTAGGCGGCGGCACGGTGATGATCCCCTTGATGGTGGGGCTTCTCAAGCTTCCCCAGCACCGGGCCCACGGCACGAGCCTGGTGGCCGTCTTCTTCACGGGGCTCGTGGGGGCCTTGACCTACGGCCTGCAAGGCTCCTTGGACCCCAAGGCCGCGCTTTTCCTGGCCCTCACCGCCATCCTCACCGCCCGCTTCGGCGCCCGCTTCGCCCACGGCCTCTCCGAGAGAAACCTCAAGCGGTCCTTCGGCTGGTTCCTCATCGCCGTAAGCTTCCTCCTTCTCCTCAGGCCCTACCTCGCCCCCCTCGGCCTGGTGCGGGGCGAACTCCCCCAGGACCTCGCCCTCCTCCTCGCCGGGGCCTTCACCGGCTTCCTCTCGGGGATGATGGGGGTGGGCGGGGGGACGATCATGGTCCCGGCCATGGTCCTCCTCCTGGGAATGCCCCAGCACACCGCCCAGGGGACGAGCCTCCTCGCCATGGTCCCGGCAAGCCTGGTGGGCGCCCACACCCACCTGCGCCTGGGGAACGTGGACCAGGACCTCGCCCTAGGCCTCGTGCCCGGGGTCCTGGTGGGCACCTTCCTAGGGGGGGAGCTCGCCCACGTCCTCCCGGAAGGCGCCTTGCGGCTCGTCTTCGCCGCCGTGCTCGTCTGGACGGGGTGGCGGTACGCCCGTCCGGGAAGGTAA